A region of Abditibacteriota bacterium DNA encodes the following proteins:
- a CDS encoding cell division protein SepF codes for MGNSKPNTFFDLMTLFGGSRRNDADADYDDEDEIYEDEADYDEEEEEPRQSRFVTKTNSTKRTVSVWQTVRTEKDAKLVADGLKQGREQIISFDLNKESLPEQNNILQFLCGVIYAINGNYAQISENVFIFTPSGYHVEFKAKTPYRRIDRK; via the coding sequence ATGGGTAACTCAAAGCCAAATACCTTTTTTGATCTGATGACCCTATTCGGCGGCTCCAGACGCAATGACGCCGATGCGGATTATGATGACGAGGACGAGATATACGAAGACGAAGCGGACTATGACGAGGAAGAGGAAGAGCCCCGACAGTCCCGCTTTGTCACCAAGACCAATTCCACCAAACGCACCGTGTCCGTGTGGCAGACCGTGAGGACCGAAAAGGACGCCAAGCTGGTGGCAGACGGTCTGAAGCAGGGCCGGGAGCAGATCATCAGCTTTGATCTGAACAAGGAATCTCTGCCCGAGCAAAACAACATCCTGCAGTTTTTATGCGGGGTGATATACGCCATCAACGGCAACTACGCCCAGATATCCGAGAACGTGTTTATATTCACTCCCAGCGGCTATCACGTAGAATTCAAGGCCAAGACCCCTTACAGACGTATAGACAGGAAATAA
- a CDS encoding magnesium transporter CorA family protein, with product MIHNDNTVEYKVSNGKLEAVENNSGAQSNSPSVVVYTKPSEDILSYLVNTMSIDEHTLNSALDNDEIARLEFEPNHKAAIIKRPKGFKDLSWEFSVSSIGVFVFENSLIIVQNESLPLFNLNKSAGRSDTVNGVFLSILYHSINQFLRNIKLINQVSNSIEKNIEHSLGNKSLSSMFELQKSLVYYQSAVQSNTMLLNKLKMNTVKLGFTEEEEEFLDDMIIENKQCEKLVDMYSSILTGMSDARVSIVNNNLAILMKKLTLITLVFTPLNILASIGGMSEYTNFTRALPWTVSYPLFIVGLTAIGYIIWFCIRNIGEEEGEPKRSRLRFLKRNKDKK from the coding sequence ATGATCCACAATGACAATACCGTAGAATACAAGGTCTCCAACGGCAAGCTCGAAGCCGTGGAGAACAACTCGGGAGCGCAGTCCAATTCGCCCAGCGTAGTAGTCTATACCAAGCCTTCGGAGGACATACTCAGCTACCTGGTGAATACCATGTCCATAGACGAGCACACCCTCAATTCGGCTCTGGACAACGACGAGATAGCCCGTCTGGAATTCGAGCCCAATCACAAAGCGGCCATCATCAAGAGACCGAAGGGCTTCAAGGACCTGAGCTGGGAGTTCAGCGTCTCGTCCATCGGAGTGTTTGTCTTCGAAAACAGCCTGATCATAGTGCAGAACGAGTCTCTGCCTCTGTTTAACCTGAACAAGTCCGCCGGCAGGTCCGACACTGTGAACGGCGTCTTTCTCAGCATACTGTATCACAGCATCAACCAGTTCCTGCGGAACATCAAGCTGATCAATCAGGTGTCCAACTCCATCGAGAAAAACATAGAGCACAGCCTGGGCAACAAGTCACTCTCCAGTATGTTTGAGCTGCAAAAAAGTCTGGTGTATTATCAGAGCGCCGTCCAGTCCAACACCATGCTGCTCAACAAGCTGAAGATGAACACGGTGAAGCTGGGCTTTACCGAGGAAGAAGAAGAGTTTCTGGACGATATGATCATCGAGAACAAGCAGTGTGAAAAGCTGGTGGATATGTACTCCAGCATTCTCACCGGCATGTCCGATGCGAGAGTGTCCATCGTCAACAACAATCTGGCCATTCTCATGAAAAAGCTCACTCTCATCACTCTGGTGTTCACGCCCCTCAACATACTGGCTTCCATTGGCGGCATGAGTGAATACACCAATTTTACCAGAGCGCTGCCCTGGACGGTGAGCTACCCTCTCTTTATAGTGGGGCTGACCGCCATAGGCTATATCATCTGGTTCTGCATACGCAATATAGGCGAAGAGGAAGGCGAGCCCAAGAGAAGCCGCTTGAGATTTCTCAAGCGCAACAAGGATAAAAAATGA
- the rlmN gene encoding 23S rRNA (adenine(2503)-C(2))-methyltransferase RlmN has translation MLKYHSLSEEETAALLAELQAPSFRAGQLRDWVYGHKAASFDEMTNLPKGLRESLKDSLDLETPECADRTEADDGTCKYLLRLGDGALIECVYLPYSDRRSVCVSTQVGCAVGCAFCASCLNGFVRNLTCGEIVNQILFVERETGERISHVVFMGIGEPLHNIEQVTRACGVINKRLGISQRRITVSTSGIVSGIRRLADLQPEFTLALSLHSPFQEQRQQLIPIARRNTLEDIESACAYYFERTGRRITLEYLLLDGVNTSGEAAEALAGIARRLKAHVNLIPYNPVEGKPFRRPSGRTVSSFAAILGERGVPVTQRLERGSKKGAACGQLRNMSKP, from the coding sequence TTGCTGAAATACCATTCCCTTTCCGAAGAGGAGACGGCCGCTCTGCTGGCAGAGCTGCAGGCTCCCTCTTTCAGGGCAGGTCAGCTGAGGGACTGGGTCTATGGTCACAAGGCTGCTTCCTTTGACGAGATGACCAATCTGCCCAAGGGGCTCAGGGAATCTCTGAAGGACAGTCTGGACCTGGAGACGCCGGAGTGCGCAGACAGGACAGAGGCTGACGACGGCACCTGCAAATATCTGCTGCGTCTGGGAGACGGCGCTCTTATCGAGTGCGTGTATCTGCCCTACAGTGACAGGCGCTCCGTGTGCGTATCCACTCAGGTGGGGTGCGCAGTGGGCTGCGCTTTTTGCGCTTCTTGCCTGAACGGCTTCGTGAGAAACCTGACCTGCGGAGAGATAGTGAATCAGATACTCTTTGTGGAGAGGGAGACCGGGGAGAGGATCAGTCACGTGGTGTTTATGGGCATAGGGGAGCCCCTGCACAACATTGAGCAGGTGACCCGGGCCTGCGGCGTCATCAACAAGCGTCTTGGGATAAGCCAGAGGCGTATCACAGTGTCCACCTCCGGGATAGTGTCGGGTATCAGGCGTCTGGCAGACCTGCAGCCTGAATTTACCCTGGCTCTGTCTCTGCATTCGCCTTTTCAGGAACAGAGGCAGCAGCTGATACCCATAGCGCGGCGCAACACTCTGGAGGATATAGAGTCGGCCTGCGCTTACTATTTTGAAAGGACCGGCAGACGCATCACACTGGAATATCTGCTGCTGGACGGGGTCAATACTTCCGGGGAAGCGGCGGAGGCCCTGGCAGGCATCGCCCGCAGGCTGAAGGCCCACGTCAATCTCATTCCCTACAATCCGGTGGAGGGGAAGCCTTTCCGGAGGCCCTCCGGACGGACCGTCAGCTCATTTGCCGCCATACTCGGGGAGCGGGGCGTTCCCGTGACCCAAAGGCTGGAGCGGGGCTCCAAAAAGGGAGCCGCCTGCGGTCAGCTCAGAAATATGTCAAAGCCATAG
- the nadC gene encoding carboxylating nicotinate-nucleotide diphosphorylase: MYLDKNYIYDKVKEALREDSPYGDITSIFTQDPAASCSGRLWAKEDFVLSGLEVARAAFDITDSSIRFTPAARDGDRLTYGSAVALIEGPAISVLTAERIALNFLQRMSGIATMTSAFVEAVSHTKARIVDTRKTTPLLRMFEKYAVRCGGGVNHRTGLSDGILIKDNHIAAAGGITAAVEAVRRQAAHTLKIEVEIKSPEQLDEALASGAHIIMLDNFSIEDMRKAVIAIDGRVLTEASGGVNLRTVKEIAETGVDIISVGALTHSVKAADISLDLDG; this comes from the coding sequence ATGTATCTCGACAAGAATTATATCTATGACAAAGTAAAGGAAGCTCTCCGGGAGGATTCGCCCTACGGAGATATCACCAGCATATTTACCCAGGATCCCGCTGCATCCTGCAGCGGGAGGCTCTGGGCAAAGGAGGATTTTGTCCTCTCGGGCCTCGAGGTAGCCCGGGCTGCCTTTGACATTACCGACAGCTCCATCAGGTTCACGCCTGCCGCCCGGGACGGAGACAGGCTGACCTATGGCAGCGCCGTGGCCCTCATTGAAGGTCCCGCCATCAGCGTGCTGACCGCCGAAAGGATAGCCCTGAACTTTTTGCAGCGGATGTCCGGTATCGCCACCATGACCTCAGCCTTTGTGGAGGCGGTCTCTCACACGAAGGCCCGCATAGTGGATACGCGCAAGACCACCCCTTTGCTGAGGATGTTCGAAAAATACGCGGTCAGATGCGGCGGAGGAGTCAATCACAGGACAGGCCTTTCCGACGGCATCCTCATCAAGGACAATCACATAGCCGCCGCCGGGGGCATCACCGCAGCGGTGGAAGCGGTCCGCAGGCAGGCGGCTCACACTCTGAAGATAGAGGTGGAGATCAAGAGTCCGGAGCAGCTGGACGAAGCCCTGGCTTCCGGCGCCCATATCATCATGCTGGACAACTTTTCCATAGAGGATATGCGAAAGGCCGTGATCGCCATAGACGGCCGGGTCCTTACCGAGGCCTCCGGCGGGGTGAATCTCCGCACCGTGAAGGAGATAGCCGAGACCGGAGTGGACATTATTTCCGTGGGGGCTCTGACCCATTCGGTCAAAGCTGCGGATATAAGTCTGGATCTGGACGGATAG
- a CDS encoding threonine--tRNA ligase → MENIDISMLRHSTSHVMAAAVKKLFGGVKIAIGPSIENGFYYDFDVEKPFTPEDLELITKEMKKIIKSRAPFVRREVTKAEALELFKDEPYKLELIEGIPEDETISTYELDGFLDLCRGPHLDHAGRIKAFKLMSVAGAYWRGDEKNKMLSRIYGTAFGSKDELAEYLQKLEEAERRDHRKLGRELDLFSIQEEAGSGLVFWHPKGALIRKLIEDYWKDEHLANGYELVVTPHIALRDLWKTSGHLDFYTENMFSPMKIDDNDYQLKPMNCPFHLLIYKSKVRSYREMPIRWAEMGTVYRYEKSGVLHGLMRVRGFTQDDAHILCTREQLDQEIQRIMSFIFNIFRKFDFTEYEIFLSTKPQKAVGSDEIWEEATSAIKTALETENLAYSIDEGGGAFYGPKIDVKIKDAIGRMWQCSTVQIDFNEPERFDINYVGQDGEMHRPIMIHRALFGSLERFFGILIEHYAGAFPLWLSPVQIGVCPITDNNVEYCRNICDALKKKGYRCSLYDMNEPLKAKIKTCQTEKIPYMLIVGDRDMEAGTVSVRTRKDGDIGAYDMDGLLALLAEDK, encoded by the coding sequence ATGGAAAATATTGATATCTCAATGCTGCGCCATTCCACGTCACACGTGATGGCTGCCGCTGTCAAAAAGCTCTTCGGCGGCGTCAAGATCGCCATTGGTCCCTCCATCGAAAACGGTTTTTATTACGACTTTGACGTCGAAAAGCCCTTTACTCCCGAGGATCTGGAGCTCATCACCAAGGAGATGAAAAAGATCATCAAGTCCCGGGCTCCCTTTGTCCGCAGAGAGGTCACCAAGGCCGAGGCTCTGGAGCTCTTCAAGGACGAGCCCTACAAGTTGGAGCTCATAGAGGGCATCCCCGAGGACGAGACCATCTCTACCTATGAGCTGGACGGCTTTCTGGATCTGTGCCGCGGTCCTCACCTGGATCACGCCGGCCGCATCAAGGCCTTCAAGCTCATGAGCGTCGCAGGCGCCTATTGGCGGGGAGACGAGAAGAACAAGATGCTCTCCCGCATCTACGGCACCGCCTTTGGCTCCAAGGACGAGCTGGCCGAGTATCTGCAAAAGCTGGAAGAAGCAGAGAGACGGGATCACCGCAAGCTGGGCAGAGAGCTGGACCTGTTTTCCATACAGGAAGAGGCTGGCTCCGGTCTGGTGTTCTGGCATCCCAAGGGCGCTCTCATCCGCAAGCTTATAGAAGACTACTGGAAGGATGAGCATCTGGCCAACGGCTACGAGCTGGTGGTCACTCCCCATATTGCCCTGAGAGACCTGTGGAAGACCTCCGGCCATCTGGATTTTTACACGGAAAACATGTTCAGCCCCATGAAGATCGATGACAACGATTATCAGCTGAAGCCCATGAATTGTCCCTTCCATCTGCTCATATACAAGAGCAAGGTGCGGAGCTACAGAGAGATGCCCATCAGATGGGCCGAGATGGGCACCGTGTACAGATACGAAAAGTCCGGCGTGCTCCACGGCCTCATGAGAGTAAGGGGCTTCACTCAGGATGATGCCCATATCCTGTGTACCCGGGAGCAGCTGGATCAGGAGATACAGCGCATCATGAGCTTTATCTTCAACATATTCCGCAAGTTCGACTTCACCGAATACGAGATATTCCTGTCCACCAAGCCTCAGAAAGCGGTGGGCAGCGACGAGATATGGGAGGAGGCCACCTCCGCCATCAAGACCGCTCTGGAGACCGAGAATCTGGCCTACAGCATAGACGAGGGCGGCGGCGCCTTCTACGGCCCCAAGATCGACGTCAAGATCAAGGACGCCATCGGACGCATGTGGCAGTGCTCCACCGTGCAGATAGACTTCAACGAGCCCGAACGGTTTGACATCAACTACGTGGGGCAGGACGGCGAGATGCACAGGCCCATCATGATCCACAGAGCCCTCTTCGGCTCGCTGGAAAGATTTTTCGGCATCCTCATAGAGCACTATGCCGGAGCCTTCCCTCTGTGGCTGTCTCCGGTGCAGATCGGCGTGTGTCCCATCACGGACAACAACGTGGAATACTGCCGCAATATCTGCGACGCCCTGAAGAAAAAGGGCTACAGATGCAGCCTCTACGATATGAACGAGCCCCTCAAGGCCAAGATCAAGACCTGCCAGACCGAAAAGATACCCTACATGCTCATCGTGGGCGACAGGGATATGGAAGCGGGCACCGTGTCCGTCCGCACCAGAAAGGACGGCGATATCGGAGCCTACGATATGGACGGGCTGCTGGCGCTGCTTGCAGAGGACAAGTAA
- a CDS encoding DUF4091 domain-containing protein — translation MKLFIVNSTTRIFPSYDGSRVGFYDIYAARNENVNWQVMLYNDTTFPVKCKLGVKSDLVTRVRLEQLVFGKAHTVYTEPEELDGLGLIPGLLPDPLIDEDEVVVYPFSNRAFWINSYIPADHPAGSCPNLVECVCNRLGEDDSKWELCTSVDINVADFTVAQKKTVNCLHWFYCDSLADYYRVEPFTDEFWPICEKYMQNYSDHGNTIIYLPLFTPPLDGIKRPNQLVGVERTSPHTYAFDFTLADKYVELAHKCGLYSFECVHFFTQWGCAHPIRIYADPSDEYSYIFDPESDATGDEYREFLSQFLPALKAWAEERGIFDNIWYHMSDEPHGDEHLANYKKARDMIRGIAPWMKTMDALSDINIAREAGVDMPISSVSSAPDFIAAGMPHWVYYCCGPKGRHVNRFLDTPLWKERMLGAAMYKLNALGFLQWGYNYWYRFGVDRNRIQIDPYADQTNDFYPGLPMGDAFEVYPSLDGPVDSLRWEVFRELLEDFDLFTNLGVDKASPLLKDIIDYAEFPRDPGFIHKVRKALLEELVP, via the coding sequence ATGAAGCTCTTTATAGTGAATTCCACCACGCGCATCTTCCCGTCCTACGACGGCAGCCGCGTCGGTTTTTATGACATCTACGCTGCCCGCAACGAAAACGTCAACTGGCAGGTGATGCTCTACAACGATACCACGTTTCCCGTCAAATGCAAGCTCGGCGTCAAGTCTGACCTGGTGACCCGGGTCAGGCTGGAGCAGCTGGTCTTCGGCAAGGCCCACACGGTCTATACGGAGCCCGAAGAGCTGGACGGCCTGGGGCTCATCCCCGGCCTGCTGCCCGATCCTCTCATTGACGAAGACGAGGTGGTGGTCTATCCCTTCAGCAACAGGGCCTTCTGGATCAACAGCTACATCCCCGCAGATCACCCTGCCGGCAGCTGCCCGAACCTGGTGGAGTGTGTCTGCAACAGGCTGGGAGAAGACGACAGCAAGTGGGAGCTCTGCACCTCCGTGGACATCAACGTGGCGGACTTTACAGTGGCGCAGAAAAAGACGGTCAACTGCCTTCACTGGTTCTACTGCGATTCCCTGGCGGACTATTACAGGGTGGAGCCCTTCACCGACGAGTTCTGGCCCATCTGCGAAAAATATATGCAGAACTATTCCGACCACGGCAACACCATCATATATCTGCCTCTCTTTACCCCTCCGCTGGACGGCATCAAGAGGCCCAATCAGCTGGTGGGAGTAGAGCGCACGTCGCCTCACACCTACGCCTTTGACTTCACTCTGGCGGACAAATACGTGGAGCTGGCCCACAAGTGCGGCCTCTATTCCTTTGAATGCGTGCATTTCTTCACTCAGTGGGGCTGCGCCCATCCCATACGCATCTACGCCGACCCCTCCGACGAATACAGCTACATATTCGATCCCGAGTCCGACGCCACCGGCGACGAATACAGAGAGTTCCTCTCTCAGTTCCTTCCCGCTCTGAAGGCCTGGGCCGAGGAAAGAGGCATATTTGACAACATCTGGTATCACATGTCCGACGAGCCTCACGGCGACGAGCATCTGGCCAACTACAAAAAGGCCCGGGATATGATACGGGGGATCGCTCCCTGGATGAAGACCATGGACGCTCTGTCCGACATCAACATAGCAAGGGAAGCTGGAGTGGATATGCCCATATCCTCCGTCAGCTCCGCTCCGGACTTTATCGCCGCCGGCATGCCTCACTGGGTGTATTACTGCTGCGGGCCCAAGGGCAGGCACGTCAACAGATTTCTGGATACCCCTCTGTGGAAGGAGCGAATGCTGGGCGCCGCCATGTACAAGCTGAACGCTCTGGGCTTCCTGCAATGGGGCTACAACTACTGGTACAGGTTCGGAGTGGACAGAAACCGGATACAGATAGACCCCTATGCGGACCAGACCAATGATTTCTATCCCGGGCTCCCCATGGGTGACGCCTTTGAGGTCTATCCCTCCCTCGACGGTCCGGTGGACTCCCTCCGGTGGGAGGTGTTCAGAGAGCTGCTGGAGGACTTTGACCTCTTCACCAATCTGGGAGTGGACAAGGCTTCGCCCTTGTTGAAGGACATCATCGACTACGCCGAGTTTCCCAGAGACCCCGGCTTCATCCACAAGGTGCGCAAGGCCCTGCTGGAGGAGCTGGTCCCTTAG
- a CDS encoding beta-galactosidase — translation MRLVLIALFLLAAFSAAWAEPVVSWFDLYPIRFYPADDNDEIPVSGANSITYAASSNWFVRTQEDTLTFDFLDAQVQQLRSLGLGGSIICEVNPLYHSSAPWLSEKCSAAGETIANIAGVPSPQPSIASPVFNRELEILVREWMKHLDEIDPEKRVSYVHPGAEWWFNTYERYGKTDTDAFKTWLRNKYKSISALNKAWGSDFPSFEAVEVPRVQISGNGIAGSKGQSIVTDAAYGDCQASYVSGPLLGGEGNAPQLIPVRGGDAYTLSFDVKTEGLGGGAYAELNFANGDNTGFTGFRGSPYEKRSDTDWHTISCSITAPADSAYVTIQLQLAGHGRVRYRNLSFRSPEGEELAKPLSEWGTVIWSGKEPRHEYANGECMIENLPKDRAYSNGNAAVGDWTRFWYEHAAYWINHTHSLYKQNSYGRRTVSYLTNSFAWGVEWDSIAAGAISLDRVLMNSGSVDEIGMQVCSADGDDYRITCALDTARKYRKPMWAVDLVDFTSGVHIGEWHINKMAQNAVASGARGLVYCGWDLWHLTDDYSYKNHVPIDGLRRINEMAAEGIRTLEDKKAPKEAAIIHTALPATSDDAEGYKNSPFSFMGWYKILKSCLVNVDVVSLAEIEKNPDLLDDYKLILVPHCPYISSRAGEALQKRSDRLFFGGEFARCSDTGAPYSGGSVAPARDYGSEYCGELIRDTHAGNTPPLFLWGEETPERSGVLCEASLLLLRELKARGIRLPFETDNRYLSATRWQGGGETVYYFVNQRKTGSFSLTITGSGKGVTVVRDGVVSEVRTADGGVDIGSFDTSCIVRIKHEF, via the coding sequence ATGCGATTAGTTCTCATTGCCTTGTTCTTGCTTGCCGCCTTTTCCGCGGCGTGGGCCGAGCCCGTCGTCAGCTGGTTTGACCTGTATCCCATACGTTTTTATCCCGCCGACGACAATGATGAGATACCTGTCTCCGGGGCCAACTCTATCACCTATGCCGCCAGCAGCAACTGGTTCGTGAGAACGCAGGAAGACACTCTGACCTTTGACTTTCTCGACGCTCAGGTCCAACAGCTACGCAGTCTGGGGCTTGGAGGGAGCATCATCTGTGAGGTGAATCCTTTGTATCACTCCTCGGCTCCCTGGCTCTCGGAAAAATGCTCGGCTGCCGGCGAGACCATAGCCAATATTGCCGGCGTTCCGTCGCCTCAGCCCTCCATAGCCTCCCCGGTGTTCAACCGGGAGCTGGAGATACTGGTCCGGGAGTGGATGAAGCATCTGGATGAGATCGATCCCGAAAAACGGGTCTCTTACGTACATCCCGGAGCCGAATGGTGGTTCAATACTTACGAACGCTATGGCAAGACGGATACGGACGCCTTTAAGACCTGGCTTCGCAACAAATACAAGTCCATTTCGGCTCTCAACAAGGCCTGGGGCAGCGATTTTCCGTCCTTTGAGGCCGTGGAGGTCCCCAGAGTGCAGATATCCGGCAACGGCATTGCCGGCAGCAAAGGCCAGTCCATAGTGACGGACGCCGCATACGGAGACTGCCAGGCGTCCTATGTTTCCGGTCCGCTGCTGGGCGGTGAGGGTAACGCTCCGCAGCTCATCCCCGTCCGGGGAGGAGACGCGTACACCCTGTCCTTTGACGTGAAAACCGAGGGCCTGGGTGGAGGCGCCTACGCAGAGCTGAACTTTGCCAACGGGGACAACACGGGCTTTACGGGCTTCAGAGGGTCTCCCTACGAAAAACGCAGTGATACCGACTGGCACACCATATCCTGCAGCATCACCGCGCCGGCCGACTCGGCCTATGTGACCATCCAGCTGCAGCTGGCAGGCCACGGCAGGGTCCGCTATCGGAACCTGTCCTTCAGGTCCCCGGAGGGCGAGGAGCTGGCCAAGCCTTTGTCCGAGTGGGGGACCGTCATATGGTCCGGCAAGGAGCCCCGGCATGAATATGCAAACGGGGAATGCATGATAGAAAACCTGCCGAAGGACAGGGCTTACTCTAACGGGAATGCTGCGGTGGGGGACTGGACCCGTTTTTGGTATGAGCACGCGGCTTATTGGATCAACCATACCCACAGCCTGTACAAGCAAAACTCCTATGGCAGAAGGACAGTGTCTTATCTCACCAATTCTTTTGCCTGGGGAGTGGAGTGGGACAGCATAGCCGCCGGCGCCATCAGTCTGGACAGAGTGCTGATGAACAGCGGCTCTGTGGATGAGATAGGGATGCAGGTGTGCTCCGCCGACGGAGACGACTACCGCATCACCTGCGCTCTGGATACAGCCCGCAAATACCGCAAGCCTATGTGGGCCGTGGATCTGGTGGACTTTACCTCCGGAGTGCATATCGGCGAATGGCATATCAACAAAATGGCTCAGAACGCCGTTGCCTCGGGGGCACGGGGACTGGTGTATTGCGGCTGGGACCTGTGGCATCTCACCGATGATTACAGCTACAAAAATCATGTGCCCATAGACGGGCTGCGGCGCATCAACGAGATGGCAGCGGAGGGTATCCGGACACTGGAGGACAAGAAGGCTCCGAAGGAAGCGGCTATCATACACACCGCGCTGCCCGCCACCTCCGACGATGCCGAGGGCTATAAGAACAGCCCCTTCAGCTTTATGGGCTGGTACAAGATACTCAAGTCCTGTCTGGTGAACGTGGACGTGGTAAGCCTTGCGGAGATAGAGAAAAACCCGGACCTGCTGGACGACTACAAGCTGATACTGGTCCCACACTGTCCCTATATCTCTTCCCGGGCCGGGGAGGCCCTGCAAAAGCGCAGCGACAGGCTGTTTTTCGGAGGCGAATTCGCCCGATGCTCCGATACGGGAGCGCCATACTCCGGCGGCTCCGTGGCTCCGGCGAGAGACTACGGCTCGGAATACTGCGGCGAGCTCATCAGGGACACACACGCCGGCAATACGCCGCCCCTGTTCCTGTGGGGAGAGGAGACGCCCGAGCGCAGCGGGGTCCTCTGCGAAGCCTCCCTGCTGCTCCTTCGGGAGCTGAAGGCCCGGGGGATAAGGCTCCCCTTTGAGACGGACAACCGGTATCTCAGCGCCACCCGCTGGCAGGGCGGCGGCGAAACAGTGTATTATTTTGTGAATCAGAGGAAGACAGGCTCCTTCAGCCTGACCATAACCGGCTCCGGGAAGGGAGTGACCGTGGTCAGGGACGGCGTAGTCTCGGAAGTCCGGACCGCCGACGGAGGAGTGGATATAGGCAGCTTTGACACCAGCTGCATCGTGAGGATAAAACATGAATTTTGA
- the nadA gene encoding quinolinate synthase NadA: MIEKIKQLKKEKNAVILGHNYTPVEIQELADYTGDSLELSRIAAGTDADVIVFCGVHFMAETAKILSPGKTVLIPDENAGCPMADTITGDELRRFKSMYPGVPVVAYVNTTAEIKSESDIICTSANAVRVVAGMDSDRVLFVPDRHLGAYVQSMVPDKEVICWNGCCPVHNRILSTDVVRAKRENPDALVVAHPECPGDVLELADIIASTSGMIREITASENKRFIICTERGLIHQFRKHNPDKEFINPNPVNICPNMKKNTPEKLLRCLETMTHEIRLSDEVIASAKSALEKMIRY; the protein is encoded by the coding sequence ATGATTGAAAAGATCAAACAGCTGAAAAAAGAGAAAAACGCAGTCATACTGGGGCACAACTATACCCCCGTCGAGATACAGGAGCTGGCCGATTATACCGGTGACAGTCTGGAGCTCTCCAGGATCGCCGCCGGCACCGACGCAGACGTGATAGTGTTCTGCGGAGTCCATTTTATGGCGGAGACCGCCAAGATACTTTCTCCCGGGAAGACGGTCCTTATCCCCGATGAAAATGCCGGCTGTCCCATGGCAGACACCATTACAGGCGACGAGCTGAGACGCTTCAAGTCCATGTATCCCGGCGTGCCCGTGGTGGCCTACGTGAATACCACTGCCGAGATCAAATCCGAGTCCGACATCATCTGCACCTCCGCCAATGCGGTCAGAGTGGTGGCAGGCATGGATTCGGACCGGGTACTGTTTGTGCCTGACAGACATCTGGGAGCCTACGTGCAGAGCATGGTGCCCGACAAGGAAGTCATATGCTGGAACGGCTGCTGCCCCGTGCACAACAGGATACTCTCCACAGACGTGGTCCGGGCAAAGCGCGAAAACCCCGACGCTCTGGTGGTAGCGCACCCCGAGTGCCCCGGAGACGTGCTGGAGCTGGCCGATATCATAGCCTCCACCAGCGGCATGATCAGGGAGATCACTGCTTCGGAGAACAAGCGGTTCATCATATGCACCGAGCGGGGCCTCATACACCAGTTCAGAAAGCACAACCCGGACAAGGAGTTCATCAATCCCAATCCGGTCAATATATGCCCGAACATGAAGAAGAATACTCCCGAGAAGCTGCTCCGCTGCCTGGAGACCATGACCCATGAGATCCGGCTGTCCGACGAAGTGATAGCCTCGGCCAAGAGCGCTCTGGAAAAGATGATCAGGTATTAG